A region of Acidisarcina sp. DNA encodes the following proteins:
- a CDS encoding YicC/YloC family endoribonuclease, translating to MTDNTTSPEPKNETRERSSRTQPASSLPVHSMTGFARISGRVTDGLGYTLSLKSVNHRFLDLHMRMPAGADALEMRLRRTLKQQILRGHVEVTLTLDRTSRSEAQYDHALVAAYVAAIRTAARENALTTEPDLNAIFRLPGVFSADVRSEVDETQLLEDAVAAQVEPVVAVLNEMRALEGRALVEELRAGLDRLREHVDAVSGLRQDVQNAYFERLSERLAALVGGSFERDRILQEAALLAERSDIEEEVARLRTHIDHFHSMLDAGGELGKKLDFLLQEMNREANTLLSKTSGVSGNGPGITELGLGMKSEIEKAREQVQNLE from the coding sequence ATGACCGACAACACCACCAGCCCCGAGCCGAAGAACGAAACCCGCGAGCGCTCTAGCAGAACCCAGCCGGCGTCTTCCTTGCCGGTACATTCGATGACGGGCTTTGCCCGTATCTCCGGCCGCGTGACGGATGGCCTGGGCTACACCCTCAGCTTGAAAAGCGTCAATCATCGATTCCTTGATCTCCACATGCGCATGCCTGCAGGCGCGGATGCGCTGGAGATGCGGTTGCGGAGGACGCTGAAGCAGCAGATTCTTCGCGGCCACGTCGAGGTGACGCTGACGCTCGATCGCACCTCGCGGTCGGAGGCGCAATACGACCATGCTCTTGTTGCCGCCTATGTCGCGGCTATCCGCACGGCAGCCAGGGAAAACGCGCTGACCACAGAACCGGATTTGAACGCAATCTTCCGCCTGCCGGGGGTTTTCTCCGCCGACGTGCGTTCGGAAGTGGACGAGACGCAATTGCTGGAGGATGCCGTTGCCGCGCAGGTTGAGCCGGTCGTGGCCGTGCTCAACGAGATGCGGGCCCTGGAGGGCAGGGCTTTGGTGGAGGAGTTGCGCGCCGGGCTGGATCGTCTGCGAGAGCATGTGGATGCCGTCTCCGGGCTGCGGCAGGACGTGCAGAATGCGTACTTCGAACGCCTGAGCGAGCGGCTGGCTGCCCTGGTTGGTGGCTCCTTTGAGCGGGACAGGATCCTGCAGGAGGCCGCATTGCTGGCCGAGCGCAGCGATATCGAAGAAGAGGTAGCGCGTCTGCGCACGCATATCGACCATTTCCATTCCATGCTGGACGCGGGTGGCGAATTGGGAAAGAAACTTGATTTCCTGCTGCAGGAGATGAACCGCGAAGCCAATACGCTGCTCTCGAAGACGAGCGGTGTCTCGGGCAATGGCCCGGGCATCACGGAGCTTGGCCTAGGCATGAAGTCGGAGATCGAAAAGGCGCGGGAGCAGGTGCAGAACCTGGAGTAG
- the coaBC gene encoding bifunctional phosphopantothenoylcysteine decarboxylase/phosphopantothenate--cysteine ligase CoaBC, with protein MKVTVGVCGGIAAYKAAELVRALQRQALDVHVVMTEAAREFIQPLTFASLTGHKVITGLWSSGSAESDLDAAIQHISEAQWADALVVAPATANVLAKFAHGIADDFLSTMYLATTAPVLAAPAMNVNMWQHPATVANLEILRNRGVQVIEPGSGYLACGMIGDGRMAEPEIIAEQVLQTLNRRNDLAGEVVLVTAGGTREAIDPVRFLGNRSSGKMGYAVAEAAQSRGARVILVSGPTVLQPPANCEVIPVVTADEMRSAVLGQLDQATIVVKAAAVADYRPVVRAEQKLKRSGPLTLELIPTEDILAEVVRQRRPGTLVVGFAAETENALQFGRDKLLRKGVDAIVLNDVGRPGVGFDSDRNAATFLTPQTAIDFPEMAKRHLADRILDETLALRRPLSVITETGAHVAPRD; from the coding sequence ATGAAGGTCACTGTTGGAGTCTGTGGCGGAATCGCTGCCTATAAGGCTGCCGAACTGGTTCGCGCACTGCAGCGCCAGGCTCTGGATGTACACGTTGTTATGACGGAGGCGGCGCGGGAGTTTATTCAGCCGCTTACCTTTGCGTCCCTGACGGGGCATAAGGTCATCACTGGGCTATGGTCCTCAGGATCGGCGGAGTCCGATCTGGATGCGGCAATTCAGCACATCTCCGAGGCGCAGTGGGCCGATGCGCTCGTGGTTGCTCCGGCGACTGCGAATGTCCTGGCTAAATTCGCCCACGGAATCGCGGATGACTTCCTCTCGACGATGTACCTTGCGACCACGGCGCCGGTGCTCGCCGCACCTGCGATGAACGTCAATATGTGGCAGCATCCGGCCACTGTCGCAAACCTGGAGATATTGAGGAATCGCGGCGTGCAGGTCATCGAGCCGGGAAGCGGATACCTTGCCTGCGGCATGATTGGCGATGGCCGGATGGCGGAGCCGGAGATCATTGCCGAACAAGTATTGCAGACCCTGAATCGCCGCAACGATCTGGCGGGCGAAGTGGTCCTGGTGACCGCCGGCGGAACGCGCGAAGCCATCGACCCCGTGCGTTTCCTGGGAAACCGATCCAGCGGAAAGATGGGCTACGCTGTTGCGGAAGCGGCACAGAGCCGCGGTGCGCGGGTCATTCTTGTCTCCGGGCCTACGGTGTTGCAGCCACCTGCCAACTGTGAAGTGATCCCCGTGGTGACCGCAGACGAGATGCGCTCCGCCGTGCTCGGGCAACTGGACCAGGCAACTATTGTGGTTAAGGCTGCAGCGGTGGCGGACTATCGTCCTGTCGTTCGTGCCGAGCAGAAGCTCAAGCGCAGCGGCCCTCTAACACTCGAACTGATTCCCACAGAAGATATCCTGGCGGAAGTGGTGCGGCAGCGCAGGCCGGGAACGCTGGTGGTGGGATTTGCCGCAGAGACGGAAAATGCGTTGCAGTTCGGTCGCGACAAGCTGCTGCGCAAGGGCGTGGATGCCATTGTGCTGAACGATGTTGGGCGTCCTGGCGTGGGCTTTGACTCCGACCGCAACGCGGCGACGTTCCTGACGCCGCAGACCGCGATCGACTTCCCTGAGATGGCAAAGCGCCATCTGGCGGACCGGATTCTAGACGAGACCCTGGCGCTGCGCCGTCCGCTCTCTGTCATTACCGAGACGGGCGCCCACGTCGCGCCGCGGGATTAG
- the priA gene encoding primosomal protein N': protein MPAFCDIALPVPLDRTFTYAVGEQAGVPEVGCRVVVPFRNEKMIGVVTRLHDEPPPVTAKPIQSVMDAEPVLSAELMELAQWVSRYYIAPLGEVLRTMLPLMAEVRTHVLYRMGDAGRKVLYESSQQGSSRRSRLPEEEQDTEYRVLNFLEHGEAVRIGTLRSATSATAALLSGMARKKWIVRETAAAQRDARRLVRYAVLVPAGPEAATRLPRLNENQQLILAELAGAGGELAVSELRELAVPNSTLATLVKKSLVRIEDRPAEFHLSRVGSAAPHTLNPAQYLALQEISAPLASGGFRPFLLHGVTGSGKTAVYLAAMQRALDCGRSAILLVPEIGLTPAMAAQLHSAFGSHVALLHSALTPDERSEQWHRIRNGEAQIVVGTRSAVFAPVANLGLIVVDEEHDSSYKQEETPRYHARDVAVMRAKLAGATVVLGSATPSLESWQNTLRGKYTRIEMKERVANRPLPAVELVDMRREFQETGQESIFSRALIQQTQATLDRGEQVIILLNRRGYSFVVMCRACGEKLDCENCAIALTYHKQLPEGDAHAHAGQRLECHYCGYRRPVPKVCPKCESEHLYFLGAGSQQGEERLQEIFPNARIGRMDRDTVRGRYDMERLLGKLHSGEINLLVGTQMIAKGHDIHGVTLVGVVGADFALTLPDFRAAERVFQLLTQVSGRAGRGELPGTVLVQTYHPDHYAIHFSSGHDYDGFVRKELQYRKWMHYPPFGVLANIMIQSPRLEEAAGWSSSLGKWLLSTPLEHIRILGPAAAPIVRLKRIYRFHLVLKADNRPALARALRATLAQAEAQGIPRKALILDVDPVNLM, encoded by the coding sequence ATGCCTGCCTTCTGCGATATCGCTCTTCCCGTGCCGCTTGATCGCACCTTTACGTATGCCGTAGGGGAGCAGGCGGGCGTGCCTGAGGTGGGCTGCCGCGTTGTAGTGCCGTTCCGCAACGAGAAGATGATCGGCGTTGTCACGCGGCTGCATGATGAGCCGCCTCCGGTAACGGCCAAGCCAATCCAATCCGTGATGGACGCGGAGCCGGTGCTGTCTGCGGAGTTGATGGAGCTGGCCCAATGGGTCAGCCGCTACTACATTGCTCCGCTCGGGGAAGTGCTCCGCACCATGCTGCCGCTGATGGCGGAGGTGCGCACGCACGTGCTCTATCGCATGGGGGATGCGGGCCGCAAAGTCCTCTATGAGAGTTCGCAGCAGGGAAGCTCCCGCCGTTCGCGACTGCCGGAGGAGGAGCAGGACACCGAATATCGCGTGCTGAATTTTCTGGAGCATGGCGAGGCGGTTCGCATCGGCACATTGCGCTCGGCCACCTCGGCCACGGCCGCGTTGCTCTCAGGGATGGCGCGCAAGAAGTGGATCGTCCGTGAGACCGCCGCGGCGCAACGCGATGCTCGCAGGCTGGTTCGCTACGCCGTGTTGGTTCCTGCTGGCCCGGAGGCCGCGACGCGCCTTCCCCGGCTCAACGAAAATCAGCAGCTAATCCTGGCCGAACTTGCTGGAGCGGGCGGTGAGTTGGCGGTGAGCGAGCTGCGCGAACTTGCTGTGCCGAACTCAACCCTGGCCACGCTGGTGAAGAAATCCCTGGTGCGTATTGAGGATCGGCCCGCGGAGTTTCACCTTTCCAGGGTAGGGTCGGCGGCTCCGCATACGCTGAACCCGGCGCAATACCTCGCGTTGCAGGAGATTTCGGCGCCGCTGGCCAGTGGCGGTTTCCGGCCCTTCCTGCTGCATGGCGTTACCGGCTCGGGCAAGACCGCTGTGTATCTTGCCGCAATGCAGAGAGCGCTGGACTGCGGACGCTCGGCGATCCTGCTGGTGCCGGAGATCGGGCTGACGCCCGCGATGGCCGCGCAGCTTCACTCTGCGTTCGGCAGCCATGTTGCGCTGCTGCATTCCGCGCTGACTCCCGATGAGCGCTCCGAGCAGTGGCATCGCATCCGCAACGGAGAAGCGCAGATCGTTGTAGGAACCCGCTCCGCGGTCTTTGCGCCGGTCGCGAATCTCGGCCTGATTGTGGTGGACGAGGAGCACGACTCCAGCTACAAGCAGGAGGAGACGCCGCGCTACCATGCCCGCGATGTAGCGGTTATGCGGGCCAAGCTCGCCGGGGCAACAGTGGTGCTGGGGTCGGCCACTCCGTCGCTGGAGTCGTGGCAGAACACGCTGCGCGGCAAGTACACGCGCATCGAGATGAAGGAACGAGTCGCCAACCGTCCGCTGCCTGCAGTGGAACTGGTCGATATGCGGCGCGAATTCCAGGAGACTGGCCAGGAGAGCATCTTTTCACGCGCGCTCATCCAGCAGACGCAGGCAACGCTTGACCGCGGAGAACAGGTCATCATCCTGCTCAATCGGCGCGGCTATTCCTTCGTGGTGATGTGCCGGGCGTGCGGAGAAAAGCTGGACTGCGAGAACTGCGCCATTGCGCTGACCTACCACAAGCAACTGCCCGAGGGCGATGCCCATGCCCACGCCGGTCAGCGGCTGGAGTGCCACTACTGCGGCTATCGGCGGCCCGTGCCGAAGGTCTGTCCCAAGTGTGAGAGCGAGCATCTCTATTTTCTAGGTGCTGGCTCGCAGCAGGGTGAGGAACGGCTGCAGGAGATCTTTCCAAATGCGCGCATCGGCCGCATGGACCGGGATACCGTGCGCGGCCGCTACGACATGGAGCGGCTGCTGGGCAAGCTGCACTCCGGCGAGATCAACCTGCTGGTGGGCACGCAGATGATCGCCAAGGGCCACGACATCCACGGTGTAACGCTGGTAGGCGTCGTGGGAGCCGACTTTGCGCTGACGCTGCCGGATTTCCGAGCCGCTGAACGAGTCTTCCAGCTTCTCACCCAGGTCTCCGGACGGGCAGGGCGCGGAGAGTTGCCGGGAACTGTGCTGGTGCAGACCTACCACCCGGATCATTATGCAATTCACTTCTCATCAGGGCATGACTACGACGGCTTTGTGAGGAAGGAGTTGCAGTACCGCAAGTGGATGCACTATCCACCCTTTGGCGTGCTTGCCAACATCATGATCCAGAGCCCGCGACTGGAAGAGGCAGCGGGTTGGTCGTCCAGCCTGGGGAAGTGGCTCCTCTCCACGCCGCTGGAACACATCCGCATCCTCGGTCCGGCGGCGGCGCCTATCGTGCGCCTCAAGCGGATTTACCGCTTCCACCTGGTGCTCAAGGCAGACAATCGTCCGGCGCTGGCTCGAGCGCTTCGGGCCACTCTGGCGCAGGCGGAAGCGCAGGGGATTCCTCGCAAGGCGCTGATCCTGGATGTTGACCCAGTGAACCTGATGTAG
- a CDS encoding uracil-DNA glycosylase produces the protein MPVNPPDSGQDRQAQLAARVQYYRDLGIFDFYRRGEPLAESPLLEAAAIEAVSATAVPISTHVSAISSVATIPAVVEEHEIPVRKPFPAAPAIAAAVLPADRAQALAVIQQEIGECTRCALSEGRNKIVFGDGDPNARLFFVGEGPGADEDAQGLPFVGRAGQLLNNMIHAMGLSREQVYIANIVKCRPPGNRVPEPDEAHTCSQFLFRQIDIVRPEVIVALGATAATYLLGAKSPLNSLRGHLHSVRGARLIVTYHPAYLLRDPRQKKEAWKDLQIAMHELGLNPPAKGE, from the coding sequence ATGCCTGTGAATCCGCCGGACTCAGGACAGGATCGGCAAGCACAGCTGGCCGCACGCGTGCAGTACTATCGCGATCTTGGCATCTTCGACTTTTATCGCCGGGGAGAGCCGCTGGCGGAGTCGCCGCTGCTTGAAGCGGCGGCAATCGAAGCCGTCTCCGCGACTGCCGTTCCCATCTCTACACATGTTTCTGCAATTTCCAGTGTCGCAACCATTCCAGCCGTAGTTGAGGAGCACGAGATTCCTGTACGCAAGCCTTTCCCCGCCGCACCCGCGATAGCCGCTGCCGTTTTGCCCGCTGACCGCGCCCAGGCCCTCGCCGTCATCCAGCAGGAGATCGGCGAGTGCACCCGCTGCGCACTCTCCGAGGGGCGCAACAAGATCGTCTTCGGCGACGGAGACCCGAATGCGCGCCTGTTCTTTGTAGGCGAAGGGCCCGGAGCCGATGAAGACGCCCAGGGCCTGCCCTTTGTCGGCAGAGCCGGCCAGTTGCTGAACAACATGATTCATGCCATGGGGCTCAGCCGTGAGCAGGTCTACATTGCAAACATCGTGAAGTGCAGGCCACCGGGGAACCGAGTGCCGGAGCCCGACGAGGCGCACACGTGTTCTCAGTTCCTGTTTCGGCAGATCGACATCGTGCGTCCCGAGGTGATCGTTGCCCTGGGTGCCACAGCGGCCACTTATCTGCTGGGCGCGAAAAGTCCGCTGAACAGCCTGCGCGGCCACCTGCACTCGGTGCGCGGTGCGCGGTTGATTGTGACTTATCATCCTGCCTATCTGCTGCGCGATCCCCGGCAGAAGAAAGAGGCGTGGAAGGATCTGCAGATCGCTATGCATGAACTGGGGCTTAATCCGCCAGCCAAGGGGGAGTAA
- a CDS encoding HU family DNA-binding protein, translating into MIKQDIIHHVIERTGLPRNKAEVAVDTVFESLKKALAAGDRIELRGFGVFNVRPRKTGIGRNPRTGAEVTITPGKAVRFKPGKELHLLDDKEKTAAKPEE; encoded by the coding sequence TTGATTAAACAAGACATAATTCATCACGTAATCGAGAGGACCGGCCTACCGCGCAACAAGGCAGAGGTCGCGGTCGACACGGTCTTTGAAAGCCTCAAGAAGGCTCTGGCTGCCGGAGATCGGATCGAGCTGCGAGGCTTTGGCGTCTTTAACGTGCGGCCACGCAAGACGGGCATCGGCCGCAATCCGCGCACTGGCGCGGAAGTGACCATCACGCCTGGCAAGGCGGTGCGCTTCAAGCCCGGCAAGGAGCTTCACCTGCTGGACGACAAGGAAAAGACCGCCGCCAAGCCGGAAGAATAG
- the gmk gene encoding guanylate kinase — MAGILFIISAPSGSGKSTLVNQLRTFASGLEFSVSYTTRAPRGSEEGGREYHFTTREEFERMIAAGEFLEYADVFGNYYGTARSSLTDAERDGKDLLLDIDVQGATQVREKIPDAVSIFVMPPTPEILATRLRNRSRAEGHIDEQVIGRRLAKARQEIENYRQYGYILVNDILDRAVEELAAIVSSERIRRSGGTIDTEAARQIAIAEACRQRNSMERLRPVLASFGLVETEPQCVPNRTTLDS, encoded by the coding sequence TTGGCAGGTATTCTGTTCATCATTTCAGCGCCCTCGGGTTCGGGGAAGTCGACGCTGGTCAATCAACTCCGCACCTTCGCAAGCGGGCTGGAGTTCTCCGTCTCCTACACCACGCGGGCCCCGCGTGGATCGGAAGAGGGGGGACGGGAGTATCACTTCACCACGCGCGAAGAATTCGAACGCATGATCGCGGCAGGGGAGTTTCTCGAATACGCGGATGTGTTTGGCAACTACTACGGTACGGCGCGCAGCTCGCTGACCGATGCCGAGCGCGACGGCAAGGATCTGCTGCTCGACATCGATGTGCAGGGTGCTACCCAGGTGCGCGAGAAGATTCCCGATGCTGTCAGCATCTTTGTGATGCCGCCAACGCCGGAGATTCTGGCCACGCGTCTGCGCAATCGAAGCCGCGCGGAGGGCCACATAGACGAGCAGGTAATTGGGCGCCGTCTGGCAAAGGCGAGACAGGAAATTGAGAATTATCGCCAGTACGGTTATATTTTGGTCAACGACATACTGGATCGTGCGGTCGAAGAATTGGCAGCCATTGTCTCCTCGGAGCGTATTCGCAGGAGCGGCGGCACGATCGATACCGAAGCAGCTCGGCAGATAGCAATCGCCGAAGCTTGCCGGCAACGAAATTCGATGGAGCGGCTGAGGCCGGTTTTAGCCTCATTTGGGCTCGTGGAAACAGAGCCGCAATGCGTCCCCAATCGAACCACGTTAGATTCCTAG
- the rpoZ gene encoding DNA-directed RNA polymerase subunit omega, whose translation MKLEQGFDSSYSYVLVAARRARQLQCGSQPLVPTRSSKACRVAQEEIAAGKVGYIKPTPIHKPEIEAATIPILADS comes from the coding sequence ATGAAGCTCGAGCAAGGATTCGACAGCAGTTATAGCTATGTTCTCGTAGCAGCCCGCCGGGCACGCCAGTTGCAGTGCGGATCTCAGCCCCTGGTGCCAACCCGCTCCAGTAAAGCCTGCAGGGTAGCCCAGGAAGAGATCGCAGCGGGCAAAGTGGGATACATCAAACCCACTCCCATCCATAAGCCGGAGATCGAAGCTGCCACCATACCGATCCTCGCGGACAGCTAG
- the dcd gene encoding dCTP deaminase — MSIKSDRWIREQALTHAMITPFSEKQVREGVISYGLSSYGYDLRVSDEFKIFTNVNSAIIDPKNFDERSFVTVQADSVIIPPNSFALARSIEYFKIPRDVLTICVGKSTYARCGIIVNVTPFEPEWEGYVTLEISNTTPLPARVYANEGLCQILFFRSDEPCEVSYADRKGKYQNQQGIVLPKL, encoded by the coding sequence ATGTCGATTAAGAGTGACCGTTGGATCCGGGAGCAGGCGCTGACCCACGCCATGATTACCCCGTTCAGTGAAAAGCAGGTTCGGGAAGGGGTCATCTCCTACGGCCTGTCTTCCTATGGGTACGACCTGCGAGTTTCCGACGAATTCAAGATTTTTACCAACGTCAACAGCGCGATCATCGATCCAAAAAACTTTGACGAACGCTCGTTTGTCACCGTCCAGGCAGACTCGGTGATTATCCCGCCAAACTCGTTCGCATTGGCCCGGTCGATTGAATACTTCAAGATCCCGCGCGATGTGCTGACGATTTGCGTGGGCAAATCCACCTATGCCCGCTGCGGAATCATTGTGAACGTGACGCCCTTTGAGCCGGAGTGGGAGGGCTACGTAACGCTGGAGATCTCGAACACCACGCCGCTGCCGGCACGCGTTTACGCCAATGAGGGCCTGTGCCAGATTCTCTTCTTCCGCTCGGATGAACCTTGCGAGGTCAGCTATGCGGATCGTAAGGGCAAATACCAGAACCAGCAGGGAATCGTGCTTCCGAAGCTGTAG
- a CDS encoding lipid-binding SYLF domain-containing protein, with product MKKIIALLCLAGVMLPLSANAASDKATIDQRLANAKSVMDQIMETSDKSIPLNILQMATCVGVIPGLKKGAFVIGGEYGRGVVTCRTGHGWSAPAFITLAGGSFGFQIGGQSTDLVLVAVNDKGFQDLLKSKFKIGADAAASAGPVGRNSQAATDWKLSAELLTYSRSKGLFAGIDLNGASVSQSDDDTIAYYGHGHTAESILKGEVAVPDNAKPFVRTVAKYFVQAQNTK from the coding sequence ATGAAGAAGATAATAGCGCTACTGTGTCTAGCAGGGGTAATGCTGCCCCTGTCTGCCAACGCCGCCAGCGACAAAGCCACGATTGACCAGCGTCTGGCCAATGCGAAGTCGGTGATGGATCAGATCATGGAGACGAGCGACAAATCTATCCCCTTGAACATCCTGCAGATGGCGACCTGTGTGGGCGTCATTCCCGGTCTGAAGAAAGGTGCGTTTGTGATCGGCGGTGAGTATGGTCGGGGTGTAGTTACCTGCCGCACTGGACACGGCTGGAGCGCTCCTGCATTTATTACCCTTGCCGGCGGCTCATTCGGCTTCCAGATCGGCGGTCAATCGACGGACTTGGTTCTGGTTGCAGTCAACGATAAGGGTTTTCAGGATCTGCTGAAGAGCAAGTTCAAGATCGGTGCCGACGCAGCGGCTTCGGCTGGCCCGGTAGGGCGTAATTCGCAGGCCGCAACGGATTGGAAGCTGAGCGCCGAACTACTTACATACTCTCGCAGCAAGGGATTGTTTGCCGGTATCGATCTGAATGGCGCGTCGGTCAGCCAGAGCGATGACGACACCATTGCCTACTATGGTCATGGCCATACCGCGGAGTCGATCCTGAAGGGAGAGGTTGCCGTTCCGGACAATGCCAAGCCCTTCGTTCGCACGGTAGCCAAGTATTTCGTCCAGGCACAAAATACCAAGTAG
- the xseB gene encoding exodeoxyribonuclease VII small subunit translates to MATFEEQLKQLETIVDQLERGDLPLEDSIKLFEDGVRLSSACKQELEAAEGKVQILLKQKDGSMKTEPFPSDT, encoded by the coding sequence TTGGCGACATTTGAAGAGCAACTGAAGCAACTGGAAACCATCGTCGATCAACTCGAGCGGGGAGACCTGCCGCTCGAGGACTCCATCAAGCTATTTGAAGACGGGGTGCGCCTGTCCAGCGCCTGCAAGCAGGAGTTGGAAGCCGCCGAAGGCAAGGTGCAGATCCTGCTCAAACAGAAAGATGGTTCGATGAAAACGGAGCCGTTCCCCAGCGACACCTAG
- the lpxD gene encoding UDP-3-O-(3-hydroxymyristoyl)glucosamine N-acyltransferase, whose product MKSLSELAALLDLELQNGAGNPEIRSVSSSKTAGPNALVFAEDEESLQTAFSSGAAAVLTTAALAAQVPGGKPLLVGKHPRLHFAQAAALLREGRRWTGIHASAVVASSARLGAEVSVEAGAVIGEDASIGRRSSIGAGAVIGQGVVIGDDCRIYPRAVLYPGTTLGNRVVVHAGAVLGADGFGYVRDPVTGEYLQFPQQGTLVLEDGVEIGANTTIDRGALEETRIGHGTKIDNLVHIGHNCRIGSDVVIASLTGISGSCSVGDGAMLGGQVGMGDHSSVGDGVILGGQAGVLPHKHLVGPGVLFWGTPAKPVKQYLRELATLGRLTRKGRE is encoded by the coding sequence ATGAAATCACTCTCTGAACTCGCAGCTCTGCTGGATCTCGAGCTGCAGAATGGCGCTGGCAATCCCGAAATTCGTTCGGTATCCAGCAGCAAGACCGCAGGCCCGAATGCGCTGGTATTCGCAGAGGATGAGGAGTCGTTGCAGACGGCGTTCTCCTCTGGCGCGGCAGCAGTGCTGACCACGGCGGCGCTCGCAGCGCAGGTTCCGGGAGGAAAGCCGCTTCTGGTTGGGAAGCATCCCCGGCTGCATTTTGCGCAGGCAGCCGCTTTGCTGCGTGAGGGGCGGCGCTGGACCGGGATTCACGCCTCCGCTGTGGTCGCCTCGAGCGCAAGGCTTGGAGCGGAGGTGAGCGTCGAGGCTGGCGCCGTGATCGGAGAGGACGCGAGCATTGGTCGCCGCAGCAGCATCGGCGCGGGAGCGGTGATCGGCCAGGGGGTGGTGATCGGCGACGACTGCAGAATCTATCCGCGAGCCGTGCTCTATCCGGGAACGACGCTGGGGAACCGGGTGGTTGTGCATGCGGGAGCCGTGCTGGGAGCGGATGGGTTTGGCTATGTGCGCGATCCCGTAACGGGTGAGTATCTGCAGTTTCCGCAGCAGGGAACGCTGGTGCTCGAAGACGGTGTAGAGATTGGCGCCAACACCACGATCGACCGCGGCGCACTCGAAGAGACGCGCATCGGGCACGGCACCAAGATCGATAATTTGGTTCACATCGGGCACAACTGCCGCATCGGCTCCGATGTTGTGATTGCCTCGCTTACTGGGATCTCCGGGTCGTGCAGCGTCGGCGATGGAGCGATGCTGGGCGGCCAGGTCGGCATGGGGGACCACTCCAGCGTTGGGGACGGCGTTATCCTCGGCGGCCAGGCGGGCGTTTTGCCGCACAAGCATCTGGTTGGTCCAGGAGTGCTGTTCTGGGGAACTCCGGCTAAGCCGGTCAAGCAGTATCTGCGGGAGTTGGCTACGCTGGGACGGCTGACACGAAAGGGGCGGGAGTAG
- a CDS encoding lysophospholipid acyltransferase family protein, producing the protein MSIREKLELAAVWILVRLLRLLPRRVARRIGAGIGAIAFRILGRLRSVGRQNLGIAFPAMAAEEKDALLRRLYRNLGWLLAEFCQMPRYTRENTRSFLRYEGLENYLAAREAGKGVLVLTGHLGAWELSSFYHSLMGYPMTMVIRRLDNPGVDLLVNRIRCLHGNHVVDKDDFARGLLTAMRRGETVGILMDTNMTPPQGVFVDFFGRAACTASGLARVALKTGAAVLPGFLLWEESEQKYVLHFGKILELQQTGDAEQDILANTALFARVTEEYIRRYPDQWLWVHRRWKTRPEGEPPIYTR; encoded by the coding sequence TTGTCGATACGTGAAAAATTGGAGCTGGCGGCGGTCTGGATCCTTGTCCGCTTGTTGAGACTGCTGCCGCGCCGTGTGGCCCGCCGCATTGGCGCAGGCATTGGCGCAATTGCGTTTCGCATCCTTGGGCGCCTGAGGAGCGTTGGGCGCCAGAACCTCGGCATCGCATTCCCGGCGATGGCTGCCGAAGAGAAGGATGCGCTTTTGCGCCGCCTGTATCGCAACCTTGGCTGGCTGCTCGCCGAATTCTGCCAGATGCCGCGCTATACCCGCGAGAATACGCGCAGTTTTCTGCGCTATGAAGGGCTGGAGAACTACCTGGCCGCGCGTGAGGCAGGTAAGGGCGTGCTGGTGCTGACCGGGCATCTGGGCGCGTGGGAGCTCTCCAGCTTTTACCACTCGCTGATGGGGTATCCCATGACCATGGTCATCCGGCGTCTGGACAATCCCGGGGTGGATCTGCTGGTAAATCGAATTCGCTGCCTGCACGGCAATCATGTCGTGGACAAGGATGATTTTGCGCGCGGGCTGCTGACCGCGATGCGGCGCGGCGAAACAGTGGGTATCCTGATGGACACGAACATGACTCCTCCCCAGGGGGTCTTTGTCGATTTTTTTGGCCGGGCTGCATGCACCGCCTCTGGATTAGCGCGTGTGGCGTTAAAGACGGGCGCTGCCGTGCTTCCTGGGTTCCTTCTGTGGGAGGAGTCGGAGCAGAAGTATGTGCTGCACTTTGGCAAGATTCTTGAACTGCAGCAGACGGGAGACGCCGAGCAGGACATTCTCGCCAACACCGCACTCTTTGCACGGGTTACGGAGGAGTATATTCGGCGCTATCCCGATCAGTGGCTTTGGGTGCATCGCCGCTGGAAGACGCGGCCCGAGGGCGAGCCGCCCATCTATACGAGATAA